From a region of the Rhipicephalus microplus isolate Deutch F79 chromosome X, USDA_Rmic, whole genome shotgun sequence genome:
- the LOC142776132 gene encoding uncharacterized protein LOC142776132 isoform X1: MTDSGKLSSTSDASAFSCVDRADAMPSGGPSYSSYCCVSWCFNHGRTHKKPGTSFFRIPRDGRMKAWMQYAGRNDLLSKPASLLYATYRVCSDHFTAQSFMDPGHTRLTRMAVPTVQPAAPCSLSVASNSDCDMTAESALQGPAVEASKSGSHTLRCPDEQGGSSLVAGERISADFVLPGKTLTSRSAVTKGTCVTGRSQDCSDSTVQGTKQASQDPPEDVSTNSSTPECPRENVRSCVPATMSPSIKYKQTIKHLQAKVAAQWKTIKRLRRQPDQAPSSTSKALGVIRPQFSFSSTSSSRPSKFSKEYPNL; this comes from the exons atgactgacagcgggaagctttcgtcaacgtcggatgcgtcggcgttttcgtgcgtag accgcgctgatgccatgccgtccggcggtccaagctacagcagctactgctgtgtatcgtggtgcttcaaccatggcagaacccacaagaagcctgggacgagtttcttccgcataccacgggacggcag gatgaaagcatggatgcagtatgctggacgcaatgatctcctgagtaagccggccagcctattgtacgcaacgtacagggtttgtagcgaccattttactgctcaaagtttcatggaccctgggcacacaaggcttacaagaatggctgttcccactgtgcaaccagctgcaccgt gttctctgagcgtcgcttcaaatagtgactgtgacatgactgcagaatctgcactgcaag gacctgcggtagaggcttcaaaaagcggctcccacacattgaggtgccccgatgagcagg gtggcagctcccttgtagctggtgaaagaatttctgctgacttcgtcttgccggggaaaaccttaaccagtcgttcagctgtcacaaaaggaacttgtgtgaccg gccgctcgcaagattgttccgacagcactgtccaaGGCACtaaacaagcttcacaagaccctccagaagacgtctccaccaacagctccacgcctgagtgccctagagaaaatg tacgttcctgtgtgccagcgacaatgtctccatcaataaagtacaagcaaaccattaaacatctgcaagccaaagtagcagcacagtggaaaactatcaaaagactgcggagacagcctgaccaagcaccgtcatcgacttcaaaggcccttggagttatccgaccgcaATTCAGCTTCTcgtcaacctcctcatctcgcccatcaaaattttcaaaagaatacccaaacttgtag
- the LOC142776132 gene encoding uncharacterized protein LOC142776132 isoform X2, which translates to MTDSGKLSSTSDASAFSCVDRADAMPSGGPSYSSYCCVSWCFNHGRTHKKPGTSFFRIPRDGRMKAWMQYAGRNDLLSKPASLLYATYRVCSDHFTAQSFMDPGHTRLTRMAVPTVQPAAPCGSSLVAGERISADFVLPGKTLTSRSAVTKGTCVTGRSQDCSDSTVQGTKQASQDPPEDVSTNSSTPECPRENVRSCVPATMSPSIKYKQTIKHLQAKVAAQWKTIKRLRRQPDQAPSSTSKALGVIRPQFSFSSTSSSRPSKFSKEYPNL; encoded by the exons atgactgacagcgggaagctttcgtcaacgtcggatgcgtcggcgttttcgtgcgtag accgcgctgatgccatgccgtccggcggtccaagctacagcagctactgctgtgtatcgtggtgcttcaaccatggcagaacccacaagaagcctgggacgagtttcttccgcataccacgggacggcag gatgaaagcatggatgcagtatgctggacgcaatgatctcctgagtaagccggccagcctattgtacgcaacgtacagggtttgtagcgaccattttactgctcaaagtttcatggaccctgggcacacaaggcttacaagaatggctgttcccactgtgcaaccagctgcaccgt gtggcagctcccttgtagctggtgaaagaatttctgctgacttcgtcttgccggggaaaaccttaaccagtcgttcagctgtcacaaaaggaacttgtgtgaccg gccgctcgcaagattgttccgacagcactgtccaaGGCACtaaacaagcttcacaagaccctccagaagacgtctccaccaacagctccacgcctgagtgccctagagaaaatg tacgttcctgtgtgccagcgacaatgtctccatcaataaagtacaagcaaaccattaaacatctgcaagccaaagtagcagcacagtggaaaactatcaaaagactgcggagacagcctgaccaagcaccgtcatcgacttcaaaggcccttggagttatccgaccgcaATTCAGCTTCTcgtcaacctcctcatctcgcccatcaaaattttcaaaagaatacccaaacttgtag